Proteins from one Arthrobacter sp. Soc17.1.1.1 genomic window:
- a CDS encoding DUF3883 domain-containing protein, which produces MREVDLLESAGSVSSPANLILTAIFEKAAPAWMQDADKLIRSPDELPSDLLSAGDALGVDANEVFEQLVISWGKVDTARRELVGAAGEAALVALLTERTEGRVDHVSTRSDGFGYDIAFFHDAGRAHLEVKSTTRTGRFTAYLSRHECSVMLRDAQWVLVAVRLTASLDIAGVGSVPRDWIAANVPSDSGPFGSWASCKLEVPPEIIQDQVLQLGREAASSLPPWRIAR; this is translated from the coding sequence TCCTCTCCGGCGAATCTCATCCTGACAGCAATTTTCGAGAAGGCAGCGCCTGCCTGGATGCAGGACGCCGATAAGCTCATCCGATCGCCCGATGAGCTACCGTCGGACCTTCTCTCCGCCGGGGACGCGCTAGGCGTGGATGCGAACGAGGTCTTTGAGCAGCTAGTCATCAGCTGGGGCAAGGTCGATACCGCGAGGCGCGAGCTCGTAGGTGCCGCCGGCGAAGCAGCTCTTGTCGCCCTGCTGACGGAGCGCACCGAGGGCCGCGTAGATCACGTCTCGACGCGGTCAGATGGGTTCGGCTACGACATCGCTTTCTTCCACGATGCTGGTCGCGCTCATCTGGAGGTCAAGAGCACAACCCGTACCGGCCGTTTCACGGCGTACCTGTCGCGGCACGAGTGCAGCGTGATGCTCCGCGATGCCCAGTGGGTTCTGGTCGCCGTGCGGCTCACGGCCAGCCTCGATATCGCCGGGGTCGGCTCGGTGCCCCGTGACTGGATCGCGGCGAATGTACCTTCCGACTCGGGGCCGTTCGGGAGCTGGGCGTCATGCAAACTCGAAGTACCCCCTGAGATTATTCAGGATCAGGTTCTGCAGCTGGGCAGAGAAGCAGCGAGCTCGCTCCCGCCGTGGCGTATAGCGCGGTAG